The following proteins come from a genomic window of Alicyclobacillus dauci:
- a CDS encoding adenosylcobalamin-dependent ribonucleoside-diphosphate reductase, whose product MANVTDDHMLQFTAEDVLGATGEKIVADRYLQKDVQKKTLAVGALVVAVLDKKRAYHELARVVAIDTKQDQVTVELRDGVQETLPVQQVDVLLETSPKQMWQRVAAGAATVTNDPARWEKAFYELQNHWRYVPGGRINASMGTGMQTTSYNCFVIPSVGPSLRDYAESFGQTLEIQARSGGVGMNLSRIPPQGTLVPISEGSRVLDLCLVLDIWHGDIFDFLEASYPHSTKVVRLSGAFMRAVEEDSEWHFVFPDTSVENYDELWNGRIEDWLAAGYPVVKSEGESARKLYEKILQSDVKVLPDLVGSVLYPGDQRSTIASTLGDMWELMKDGKRVSVVLSSLRPRYSYVRGVNGRSSGAYSWGQLYDKGNQVFGEGFGPVGVGEIMSVGCQLTLQGGSRRGALMLILNDRHADVLRFIRAKQVDGVITGANISVGISEQFMEAKEADRPWEIGFVPGEANEQFDGNFDTWLTANQPFEVTQTLSARELWDELCLSAWKSAEPGVVFLGRANRMSNSWYFNPLVATNPCGEQPLPANGICNLGAVVLARFANGFRNSGVQASFEDPEKEAYIRSCLAKQFDEKETDFLLHHIRWEELEETTRSGLRFQDAVIDATYYPFEANRENQMSERRVGLGIMGLHDLLLYCGIRYGSEESVKLIDVLVGLMAEWSYLESVELAKENGPFPRFDADKFLQSGFMQQMAADRPHVTEAIRQHGVRNVTTMTIAPTGTTGTMVGCSTGCEPYYAWTYFRNSRLGMFEEHAAIVDEFLKQNGEDAELPSYFVTAMELSPEDHVRVQGALQKWIDSSISKTCNAPNSYTVEDTKQLYDLAYSLGCKGITIYRDGSRSEQVLSLKSDNADEESNNNASTATDQMVDVAATVASAPKTQGYVKRKRPEVLYGATYRKDTPLGKAYITINDDPEEHVATEIFVNIGKAGTDVYAANEALGRAITLYLRDSGNPNREAELVKHFSGIGGSSAVGFGSRRITSVPDAIAKSLIEHAETFPLRQASFEEWASGQETAAKESQPETERKTLRSYSVAKDWCPNCHQHSLVQTGGCYECEACGYSKC is encoded by the coding sequence ATGGCAAATGTCACGGACGATCACATGCTCCAATTTACCGCAGAAGATGTTCTCGGTGCGACGGGTGAAAAAATTGTCGCTGACCGATATCTTCAGAAGGATGTTCAAAAGAAGACGTTAGCGGTGGGGGCGCTTGTCGTCGCTGTTCTCGACAAAAAGCGGGCATATCACGAGTTGGCTCGTGTCGTCGCGATCGATACGAAACAGGATCAGGTGACGGTCGAACTGCGCGACGGCGTTCAGGAAACACTGCCCGTACAACAAGTGGACGTGTTGCTCGAGACTTCACCGAAACAGATGTGGCAGCGTGTTGCGGCTGGTGCGGCAACTGTTACGAACGATCCCGCTCGTTGGGAAAAGGCATTCTACGAACTCCAAAATCATTGGCGCTATGTACCTGGTGGTCGCATCAATGCGTCGATGGGGACGGGCATGCAAACGACTAGCTATAACTGTTTTGTCATTCCGAGTGTCGGACCGTCACTGCGTGATTATGCGGAATCGTTCGGTCAAACCCTGGAAATTCAAGCGCGCAGCGGTGGCGTTGGCATGAATCTGTCTCGCATTCCACCACAGGGCACCCTTGTACCCATCTCCGAGGGATCCCGTGTGCTCGATCTGTGCCTAGTGTTGGACATCTGGCATGGAGACATATTCGACTTCCTCGAAGCCAGCTATCCGCATAGTACAAAGGTTGTTCGTTTAAGTGGTGCGTTTATGCGCGCAGTGGAAGAGGATTCTGAGTGGCATTTTGTCTTTCCGGATACCTCGGTTGAAAATTACGACGAACTCTGGAATGGGCGAATTGAAGACTGGCTGGCTGCGGGTTATCCGGTGGTTAAATCGGAAGGTGAGTCCGCACGGAAACTGTACGAGAAAATCCTTCAGAGTGACGTCAAGGTGCTTCCAGACCTGGTGGGCAGTGTCCTGTACCCGGGCGATCAGCGCAGCACCATTGCTTCAACGCTCGGTGATATGTGGGAACTCATGAAGGATGGCAAACGCGTCAGCGTGGTTCTGTCGTCGCTTCGTCCACGGTATAGCTATGTTCGCGGAGTGAACGGACGTAGTTCAGGCGCTTATTCCTGGGGCCAGCTGTATGATAAAGGCAATCAAGTGTTCGGTGAAGGATTTGGCCCTGTCGGCGTTGGTGAAATTATGAGTGTGGGCTGTCAGTTGACGCTTCAAGGCGGATCGCGCCGTGGTGCATTAATGCTCATCCTCAACGACCGCCATGCGGACGTTTTGCGTTTTATTCGCGCGAAACAAGTGGATGGCGTGATCACGGGCGCCAACATCAGTGTGGGCATATCGGAACAGTTCATGGAGGCAAAAGAGGCTGACAGACCATGGGAAATCGGCTTCGTACCAGGTGAGGCAAATGAGCAGTTCGATGGCAACTTTGACACGTGGCTGACGGCGAACCAACCGTTCGAAGTGACACAGACCTTGTCCGCACGCGAATTGTGGGACGAGTTGTGCCTGTCTGCATGGAAATCTGCCGAACCGGGCGTCGTTTTCTTGGGCCGGGCCAACCGCATGAGTAACTCTTGGTACTTCAATCCTCTTGTTGCTACGAACCCTTGCGGAGAGCAGCCGTTGCCGGCAAACGGTATCTGCAACCTCGGTGCTGTTGTGTTGGCTCGCTTTGCAAATGGGTTCCGGAACAGCGGTGTGCAGGCATCGTTCGAGGATCCAGAAAAGGAAGCGTACATCCGTTCATGTTTGGCCAAGCAGTTTGATGAAAAAGAAACGGACTTCCTGTTACATCACATTCGCTGGGAAGAACTCGAAGAGACCACGCGCAGCGGCCTGCGCTTCCAGGATGCGGTCATTGATGCGACGTACTACCCATTCGAAGCGAACCGTGAAAATCAAATGTCCGAACGTCGCGTAGGACTCGGGATCATGGGTCTTCACGACCTCCTCCTGTACTGTGGCATCCGCTACGGCTCGGAAGAGTCAGTGAAGCTCATCGATGTGCTTGTGGGGCTCATGGCTGAATGGTCCTACTTGGAATCTGTGGAGTTGGCCAAGGAGAATGGTCCATTCCCACGTTTTGACGCAGACAAGTTCCTCCAATCCGGTTTCATGCAACAGATGGCGGCGGATCGTCCTCACGTCACGGAAGCCATTCGTCAGCACGGCGTTCGCAATGTGACGACCATGACGATTGCACCAACTGGTACAACCGGGACGATGGTCGGCTGCTCAACAGGCTGTGAGCCGTACTATGCGTGGACGTACTTCCGGAATTCTCGCCTGGGAATGTTTGAAGAGCATGCTGCCATTGTGGACGAGTTCCTCAAACAAAACGGTGAAGACGCTGAGTTGCCGAGTTACTTCGTAACGGCGATGGAACTGAGTCCGGAGGATCACGTGCGTGTCCAAGGGGCGCTGCAGAAGTGGATCGACAGCTCCATCTCCAAGACATGTAACGCACCGAATTCGTACACCGTCGAAGACACGAAACAACTGTACGATCTCGCCTACTCCCTCGGTTGCAAAGGCATCACGATTTATCGTGACGGATCGCGTTCCGAGCAGGTATTGTCGCTGAAGTCCGACAATGCAGATGAAGAGAGCAACAATAATGCATCGACGGCGACGGACCAAATGGTCGATGTTGCTGCAACCGTGGCGTCCGCGCCGAAAACACAGGGCTATGTGAAGCGGAAGCGCCCAGAAGTATTGTACGGGGCAACATATCGCAAAGATACGCCGCTCGGGAAGGCGTATATCACCATCAACGACGACCCCGAAGAACATGTTGCGACGGAGATATTCGTCAACATTGGCAAAGCAGGCACGGACGTCTATGCGGCGAACGAGGCTTTGGGTCGCGCTATCACACTGTACCTTCGCGATTCGGGCAACCCGAACAGAGAGGCAGAGTTGGTCAAGCACTTTTCGGGAATCGGCGGATCGAGTGCAGTCGGTTTCGGTAGCCGACGCATCACTTCCGTGCCGGACGCCATCGCGAAGTCACTCATTGAGCACGCGGAAACATTCCCACTGCGGCAAGCGTCATTCGAGGAATGGGCCAGCGGGCAGGAGACGGCCGCAAAGGAATCGCAACCGGAAACAGAGCGGAAAACGTTGCGATCCTATTCCGTGGCGAAAGACTGGTGCCCGAATTGCCACCAACACTCACTCGTTCAAACGGGTGGATGTTACGAGTGCGAGGCATGTGGTTATAGTAAGTGTTGA
- a CDS encoding IS110 family RNA-guided transposase — protein sequence MQVVHERCCGLDVHKKKVVGCVITPETKEVQTFGTMTDDLESLIEWILGHGCTHVAMESTGVFWKPIFNLLEDKDLEALVVNAQHIKQVPGRKTDVRDAEWIADLLRHGLLKGSYIPDRNQRELRELVRYRKSLIRERANEVNRLQKVLEGANIKLASVASDVVGVSGRAILTELIGGQIDESRLKELVKGRLRNKTAELKRALHGVVRPHQQMMLAVQLRHIDHLDELIEEVSAEIEQRMRPIDEDLRRIQTIPGIGKRTAELILAEIGTDMSRFPSAHHLASWAGMCPGNNESAGKRRSGKTRKGDPWLREALIEAARGAARTKNTYLSARYHRIAARRGSKRAAVAVGHYMLIIIYHMLVNQTEYEDLGPTYHEERNRERVIRRHLHSLEKLGLTVTVQPAS from the coding sequence ATGCAGGTTGTACACGAGCGATGCTGCGGACTGGATGTCCACAAGAAGAAGGTCGTTGGATGTGTTATCACACCGGAGACTAAGGAGGTTCAGACGTTCGGAACGATGACCGATGACCTGGAGTCCCTAATAGAGTGGATTCTCGGTCACGGATGCACGCATGTGGCGATGGAAAGTACGGGTGTCTTTTGGAAGCCGATCTTCAACCTTCTCGAAGACAAGGATCTCGAAGCGTTGGTCGTTAATGCCCAGCATATCAAACAGGTTCCTGGCCGAAAGACGGATGTCCGGGACGCTGAGTGGATAGCGGACCTGCTACGCCATGGTCTGCTCAAGGGGAGCTATATCCCTGACCGAAATCAGCGTGAACTGCGGGAACTCGTCCGGTACCGAAAGTCTCTCATCCGGGAACGTGCCAATGAAGTCAACCGCCTCCAGAAAGTCCTTGAAGGAGCAAATATCAAGTTGGCATCGGTGGCAAGTGATGTGGTTGGTGTATCGGGTCGAGCCATCCTCACTGAACTCATTGGTGGCCAAATTGATGAATCACGGCTCAAGGAGCTCGTGAAGGGGCGCCTACGCAACAAGACCGCAGAACTGAAACGTGCATTGCATGGGGTTGTGCGTCCGCATCAACAGATGATGCTTGCTGTCCAGCTTCGGCACATCGATCACCTTGATGAGTTGATCGAGGAAGTGAGTGCTGAAATCGAGCAGCGGATGCGCCCTATTGACGAAGATCTCCGGCGAATCCAGACGATACCTGGAATTGGCAAGCGGACGGCGGAACTCATACTGGCGGAGATTGGTACCGACATGAGCCGGTTTCCAAGTGCGCACCACTTGGCGTCCTGGGCGGGGATGTGTCCGGGCAACAATGAAAGTGCGGGTAAACGACGAAGTGGCAAGACCCGCAAGGGAGATCCTTGGTTACGAGAAGCGTTAATCGAAGCCGCTCGTGGTGCCGCCAGAACGAAGAACACCTATCTGTCCGCTAGGTATCATCGGATTGCTGCGCGCCGAGGATCCAAGAGAGCAGCCGTGGCGGTCGGTCACTACATGTTAATCATCATATACCACATGCTGGTTAATCAGACGGAATACGAGGACCTTGGGCCAACGTACCACGAGGAGAGGAACCGAGAACGAGTTATTCGTCGTCACTTGCATTCGTTGGAGAAACTTGGTTTGACAGTCACAGTTCAACCAGCTTCCTGA
- a CDS encoding group II intron maturase-specific domain-containing protein encodes MNWRRSRELFYAIFTVGGLLSPLLAVIALHGMEEDLRRKAHQMKFGSRANPGINVVVYADDFIVTCKTKEQAEQLVPVISQWLAENVGVELSLEKTHITHINDGFDFLGFNVRKYKGRLLIKPAKENKLAVLRKIKGILDANKSAKQSMVIRLLNPVIRGWGNYYSTQVSKRVFGYCDHMINQMLWKWVKRRHPKKGAWWIFQKYFTKRGNRNWVFADGAYTLATMSDIRIIRHIKIQGRRSPYRPGDQKYFETRREQLLLKRLNGFQKKVVRKTDGRCALCGCNISPEHFRRWQVNDDDGILFARMIPERLGGHNTVENVVVTHRWCYEKYRQVHGYDELPDNPERFLSYNERIVNGYVVWTGKHAPNDEKRPDCWTA; translated from the coding sequence GTGAACTGGAGGAGATCACGGGAACTTTTTTATGCCATTTTCACGGTAGGGGGCCTGTTATCGCCGTTGCTTGCAGTCATCGCGCTTCACGGCATGGAGGAGGACTTACGGCGAAAGGCGCACCAAATGAAGTTCGGGAGTCGTGCAAATCCGGGTATCAACGTCGTCGTGTATGCAGACGACTTTATTGTCACGTGCAAAACGAAAGAGCAAGCAGAACAACTCGTTCCCGTTATCTCCCAGTGGCTTGCGGAAAATGTAGGTGTTGAACTCAGTCTGGAAAAGACACACATCACTCACATCAATGACGGGTTCGATTTCCTCGGTTTCAACGTCCGTAAATACAAGGGACGACTCCTCATTAAGCCGGCCAAGGAAAATAAGCTCGCTGTGCTGAGGAAAATCAAAGGGATTCTGGACGCAAACAAATCGGCTAAACAGTCCATGGTCATTCGACTGCTCAATCCGGTCATTCGTGGCTGGGGAAACTACTATAGCACTCAGGTGAGCAAGAGAGTCTTTGGATATTGCGACCACATGATTAACCAGATGCTATGGAAATGGGTGAAGCGACGTCACCCGAAAAAGGGCGCATGGTGGATATTCCAAAAGTACTTCACCAAGCGTGGCAATCGAAATTGGGTTTTCGCGGACGGCGCATATACCTTGGCCACGATGAGTGACATACGCATCATCCGTCACATCAAGATACAGGGACGACGTTCACCCTACCGACCTGGCGACCAAAAATACTTTGAGACTCGACGAGAACAACTGCTACTCAAACGTTTGAATGGATTTCAGAAGAAGGTAGTGCGTAAGACAGACGGCAGGTGTGCTCTCTGTGGGTGCAACATATCCCCAGAACACTTTCGCCGCTGGCAAGTGAATGATGACGACGGTATCTTGTTTGCTCGGATGATTCCAGAGCGACTTGGCGGACACAACACGGTTGAAAATGTGGTGGTCACTCACCGATGGTGCTATGAGAAATATCGACAAGTCCATGGCTACGACGAACTCCCAGATAATCCTGAACGATTTCTCTCGTACAACGAGAGGATTGTGAATGGCTACGTGGTATGGACTGGCAAGCATGCACCAAACGATGAGAAGCGACCAGACTGCTGGACGGCTTGA
- a CDS encoding IS110 family RNA-guided transposase — translation MDVVYERCCGLDVHKKTVVACVLTPEAKEIRTFSTMTEDLLEMVDWLGQHECTHVAMESTASFWKPIYNLLESADCQVLVVNAKHMKNVPGRKTDVKDAEWIAGLLRHGLLQASYIPNREQRELRELIRYRRSLIDERAREVNRVQKVLEGANIKLSAVASNTLGKSGRAMLEAMIHGEEDPEVLSGLAKGRMKAKKADLHKALNGLMGSHQRMMLAAQLRHIDYLDEEIARLDEEVKERMLPFEEDLELVDTIPGVGRRTAEQILAEIGTDMTQFPSAAHLCSWAGLAPGNNESAGKRKSGKTRKGNQKLRAALVEAARAAARTKQTYLSAQYHRIAARRGKNRAAVAVAHSILTIVYYVLQRRQPYIELGPTYYEARKKDAVVKQAIRKLQSLGLEVTVKPVA, via the coding sequence ATGGATGTCGTATACGAACGTTGTTGCGGCCTCGATGTGCACAAGAAGACGGTGGTCGCCTGTGTGCTGACGCCGGAGGCCAAGGAGATTCGCACGTTCTCCACGATGACGGAGGATCTCCTGGAGATGGTTGACTGGTTAGGACAACATGAATGCACGCATGTTGCTATGGAAAGCACAGCTTCATTCTGGAAGCCAATCTACAACCTTCTGGAGTCGGCGGACTGTCAAGTGCTTGTGGTGAACGCCAAGCACATGAAGAACGTTCCGGGCCGTAAGACCGATGTGAAGGATGCCGAATGGATCGCCGGATTGCTCCGCCACGGGCTGTTGCAAGCCAGTTACATCCCCAACCGTGAACAACGGGAACTACGAGAACTCATTCGCTACCGCCGAAGTCTCATTGACGAGCGGGCAAGAGAGGTGAATCGGGTTCAAAAGGTGTTGGAAGGTGCCAACATCAAGCTTTCTGCAGTGGCCAGCAATACACTTGGCAAATCTGGGCGGGCGATGTTGGAAGCAATGATCCACGGAGAAGAAGACCCGGAGGTATTGTCAGGGTTAGCCAAAGGCCGGATGAAGGCGAAGAAGGCCGATTTGCACAAGGCACTGAATGGGCTTATGGGCTCCCACCAACGAATGATGCTGGCAGCCCAATTACGTCACATCGATTACTTGGATGAAGAGATTGCCCGGCTGGATGAAGAAGTCAAGGAGCGCATGCTCCCTTTTGAAGAAGACCTGGAGCTAGTGGACACCATCCCCGGTGTCGGTCGACGAACAGCAGAACAAATTCTGGCTGAAATTGGGACAGACATGACCCAATTTCCGTCTGCTGCCCATTTATGCTCTTGGGCAGGACTGGCTCCAGGGAACAATGAAAGCGCCGGGAAACGAAAGTCGGGGAAAACACGCAAAGGGAATCAAAAACTCAGAGCAGCGCTGGTGGAAGCAGCACGCGCAGCGGCGAGAACGAAGCAGACTTATCTCTCTGCCCAGTACCATCGAATTGCAGCTCGAAGAGGCAAAAACCGTGCAGCAGTTGCAGTGGCCCACAGCATCTTAACCATCGTGTATTACGTGTTACAGCGACGTCAGCCTTATATTGAACTCGGCCCAACATATTACGAAGCACGCAAGAAAGACGCAGTCGTAAAGCAGGCGATCCGGAAGTTGCAATCACTCGGGTTGGAGGTCACCGTAAAACCTGTTGCATAA
- a CDS encoding IS5 family transposase, with amino-acid sequence MYANHQDQQILPGDFFLPFGGRLSEDNRWVQLSYIIPWRRVEQEYSKHFSRDLRGGRAVSVRMALGALIIQEREGFSDRHLVQHITENPYLQYFIGLEAYQEEPPFDPSLLTYFRKRLGPDIINQVNEWIVQAGLQEEQNGDDDENRDEPPRESGKFDANGGSQSEVQEPPTHQGKLILDATCTPADVAYPTDLSLLNKAREKLEDILDTLHAPHKGEMKKPRDRRRQARRDYLRTAKNRKPGRSEIRRAVGRQLRYVARDLRFIKQLVQHTPLTALSRRQYRDLLVIGELYRQQREMYRLRNHRVSDRIVSIVQPDVRPIVRGKAKANVEFGPKLAISVVNGYTLLEEIGWDSFNEGTTLIESVERYQERFGYYPEAILADKIYRTRENLKYCKDHGIRLSGPKLGRPPKQTDPEQKKMERQDMGERNAVEGKFGEGKRIYGLGLIRARLRQTSETVIAIQLLVLNLEKRLRLLFWLILDELFGTDFDISKVVA; translated from the coding sequence TTGTACGCGAATCATCAGGACCAACAGATACTTCCCGGAGACTTCTTCCTACCGTTTGGTGGCCGACTTAGCGAAGACAATCGCTGGGTTCAACTTTCATATATCATTCCGTGGCGACGTGTGGAACAGGAATACAGCAAACACTTTAGCAGAGATCTTCGAGGCGGACGGGCCGTCTCCGTTCGGATGGCGCTTGGCGCGCTAATCATTCAGGAACGAGAAGGTTTTTCGGATCGTCACTTGGTCCAGCACATCACGGAAAACCCGTACCTGCAGTACTTCATTGGTCTTGAGGCGTATCAAGAGGAACCACCTTTTGATCCCTCTCTTCTGACGTATTTTCGCAAGCGATTGGGTCCCGATATCATCAACCAAGTCAATGAATGGATTGTGCAAGCCGGATTGCAGGAAGAACAGAATGGGGACGACGACGAGAACAGGGACGAACCTCCTAGGGAATCTGGAAAGTTCGATGCAAACGGTGGATCGCAATCTGAAGTTCAGGAGCCACCAACCCATCAAGGAAAGCTCATCCTGGATGCAACCTGTACACCAGCAGACGTGGCCTACCCAACTGACTTGTCGTTGTTGAACAAAGCGCGTGAGAAGTTGGAGGATATCCTTGACACGCTCCATGCGCCGCACAAAGGCGAAATGAAGAAGCCGAGAGACCGACGTCGTCAAGCACGCCGGGACTATCTGAGAACTGCAAAGAACCGCAAGCCAGGTCGCTCAGAGATTCGCAGAGCCGTTGGGCGACAATTGCGTTACGTGGCGAGGGACTTGAGATTTATTAAACAACTCGTCCAACACACTCCGCTAACAGCACTCTCGCGGCGACAATACCGTGACCTCTTGGTCATTGGTGAGTTGTATCGTCAACAACGAGAAATGTATCGATTGCGTAACCATCGGGTGAGCGACCGGATCGTGAGTATCGTACAGCCTGATGTTCGGCCGATTGTACGTGGAAAGGCAAAGGCGAATGTGGAGTTCGGTCCAAAATTGGCCATCAGTGTGGTCAATGGATACACCTTGCTGGAGGAGATCGGTTGGGACAGTTTCAATGAAGGCACGACGCTGATAGAGTCGGTGGAGCGCTACCAAGAACGCTTCGGATACTACCCGGAGGCCATCTTGGCGGACAAAATCTATCGAACGCGGGAGAATCTCAAGTACTGCAAGGACCACGGAATCCGGCTGAGCGGTCCGAAACTCGGACGACCGCCCAAGCAGACGGACCCTGAGCAAAAGAAAATGGAACGGCAGGACATGGGCGAGCGGAATGCCGTGGAAGGAAAATTCGGAGAAGGCAAGCGAATCTACGGGCTTGGCCTGATTCGAGCACGCCTTCGTCAGACGAGCGAGACGGTTATTGCCATCCAACTACTGGTATTGAACCTTGAGAAGAGGTTACGGCTTCTTTTTTGGCTCATACTCGATGAACTCTTCGGAACGGATTTCGACATAAGCAAGGTTGTTGCATAG
- a CDS encoding DUF960 family protein: MAEPKGLGKKYATRTIAEELEWPLQKTLWDLIASLAQNPKVSGLDYLQIFDLQSVTSTPGFNQRITHRQEQPPYQANYQINVNKSIDAKIYVHVDIDTDAATMMFANEW, from the coding sequence ATGGCGGAACCGAAGGGTCTCGGTAAAAAATACGCAACGCGAACCATCGCGGAAGAATTAGAGTGGCCATTACAAAAAACTCTTTGGGACCTTATTGCCTCCCTAGCACAAAACCCCAAAGTAAGTGGCTTGGACTATCTGCAAATCTTTGATCTACAGTCGGTTACATCAACACCTGGCTTTAATCAGCGGATTACTCATCGACAAGAGCAGCCACCCTACCAGGCCAACTATCAGATAAATGTGAACAAGTCAATCGACGCGAAGATATACGTTCATGTCGACATTGATACCGATGCAGCGACCATGATGTTCGCTAATGAGTGGTAA
- a CDS encoding JAB domain-containing protein, translating to MNTNSNQVLYGENSFEKRKTTKQIPTKRIDIVSLRLVRESSITYPTRKIRFAEDAAELFRPLLENSDREKFICMNLGTKHEPTSIIICSVGTLDATIVHPRDVLKSACISNASGIIVAHNHPSGDPTPSNEDIAVTKRLNDACNILGIDFLDHLVIGSNGRFESIRQRGWV from the coding sequence ATGAATACGAATTCAAATCAAGTATTGTATGGAGAAAATTCTTTTGAAAAACGCAAAACCACTAAACAAATACCTACCAAACGGATTGACATCGTCTCCCTTCGGCTTGTCCGGGAATCATCTATCACCTACCCCACACGAAAAATCCGATTCGCCGAGGATGCTGCTGAACTTTTCCGACCTTTACTTGAGAACAGCGATCGGGAGAAGTTTATCTGCATGAACTTAGGCACCAAGCATGAACCGACCAGTATCATTATCTGTTCCGTGGGTACACTCGATGCCACCATCGTCCATCCTCGTGATGTGCTTAAGTCTGCCTGCATTTCAAACGCGTCTGGAATTATCGTCGCGCACAATCACCCTTCTGGAGATCCAACGCCGAGCAATGAAGACATAGCGGTCACAAAACGTCTGAACGATGCCTGTAACATTCTAGGAATCGATTTTCTCGACCATCTTGTGATTGGCTCCAATGGTCGGTTTGAGTCCATTCGGCAAAGGGGCTGGGTTTGA
- a CDS encoding HNH endonuclease: protein MSPLLSNIYMDKFDQFMEEHILPAYNRGRKRAENTAYKALRKQMEKHMRHQDWKKVKELHKQRQSIPSKDTNDPTFRRLHYIRYADDWLLGFSGPKQEAAKVKEEIKIFLAERLKLTLSEEKTLITHAKTERARFLGYDIHVLQQDAKHDGRGQRSINGAIGFRVPDEKMKDKARQYMKGGKPTHRKERTVSSDFDIIAQYQSEFRGFAQYYLLAYNAHQLHGLKRTMELSLARTLANKYKTTVNKIFNKYQTTRETDGQSYKVLQTEVERVGKKPLVAYFGGFKLGFKKDAVIEDTLPTGKVYSIKSQLIDRLLKDTCELCESRGNIEMHHVKKLKDLEKNGRKEKPEWMTRMIAMRRKTLAVCHECHSSIHSGKYNGKRVTTANVD from the coding sequence TTGAGTCCTTTGCTGTCCAATATCTACATGGACAAGTTCGACCAGTTTATGGAGGAACATATTCTTCCTGCCTATAATCGCGGCCGCAAACGGGCAGAGAATACAGCCTACAAAGCGTTGCGAAAGCAGATGGAGAAGCACATGCGACATCAGGACTGGAAGAAGGTAAAGGAACTCCACAAACAAAGGCAATCCATACCTTCCAAAGATACGAACGACCCAACATTTAGACGACTGCACTATATTCGCTACGCAGACGACTGGCTACTCGGCTTTTCCGGCCCGAAACAGGAAGCGGCTAAGGTCAAAGAAGAAATTAAAATCTTCCTTGCAGAGCGGCTCAAGCTGACACTTAGCGAAGAGAAAACCTTGATTACCCATGCGAAAACGGAAAGAGCACGATTCCTCGGCTATGACATCCATGTACTGCAACAGGATGCGAAACATGACGGGCGAGGGCAACGCAGCATTAATGGGGCAATCGGATTTCGCGTTCCGGACGAGAAGATGAAGGACAAAGCAAGACAGTATATGAAAGGTGGAAAACCGACCCATCGGAAGGAGAGGACGGTCAGTTCCGATTTCGATATTATCGCTCAATATCAGTCCGAATTCCGTGGGTTCGCCCAATACTATCTGCTTGCTTATAATGCTCATCAGCTACATGGTCTCAAGAGAACAATGGAATTGTCTTTAGCACGTACCCTCGCGAATAAATATAAAACGACGGTCAACAAAATCTTCAATAAATACCAAACCACACGTGAAACGGACGGACAAAGTTACAAGGTACTTCAAACGGAAGTGGAACGGGTGGGTAAAAAGCCGTTAGTCGCATACTTCGGAGGGTTTAAGCTCGGATTCAAGAAAGACGCTGTTATTGAGGATACATTACCCACAGGAAAGGTATACAGCATCAAGAGTCAACTTATTGACCGTCTGCTTAAGGACACGTGTGAACTGTGCGAATCCAGAGGGAACATTGAAATGCATCACGTAAAGAAGCTAAAAGACCTCGAAAAAAACGGTAGAAAAGAAAAACCTGAATGGATGACACGAATGATAGCGATGAGAAGAAAAACACTCGCCGTATGTCACGAATGCCATTCAAGCATCCATTCAGGTAAATATAACGGTAAGAGAGTAACGACCGCTAATGTCGATTGA